In a single window of the Anguilla rostrata isolate EN2019 chromosome 6, ASM1855537v3, whole genome shotgun sequence genome:
- the LOC135257562 gene encoding CYFIP-related Rac1 interactor A isoform X2 — protein sequence MGNLLKVLTREIENYPHFFLDFENAQPTDCEKEVWNQVNAVLQDSESILCGLQAYKGAGQEIREAIQNPNDMLMQERAWNSVCPLVIRLKKFYGFSLRLEKALKSLLEALTCPTLSPTQHLEKEQALAKQFAEILHFTLRFDELKMRIPAIQNDFSYYRRTISRNKINNMNLDIENEVNNEMANRMSLFYAEATPMLKTLSTATTQFVSENKTLPLENTTDCLSTMASVCKVMLETPEYTSRFNSEDTLLFCMRVMVGVIILYDHVHPAGAFTKSSKIDMKGCIKVLKDQPAETVEGLINALKFTTKHLNDETTPKAVRAMLQ from the exons ATGGGTAATCTTCTTAAAGTCCTTACAAGGGAAATTGAAAACTATCCGCATTTTTTCCTGGACTTCGAAA acgCACAGCCGACGGACTGTGAGAAGGAGGTGTGGAACCAGGTCAATGCGGTCCTGCAGGACTCTGAGAGCATCCTCTGCGGGCTGCAGGCCTACAAGGGAGCCGGGCAGGAGATAAGAGAG GCCATACAGAACCCCAATGACATGCTGATGCAGGAGAGGGCCTGGAACTCAGTCTGCCCTCTGGTCATTCGCCTCAAGAAGTTCTATGGCTTCTCTCTCCGGCTAG AGAAAGCGCTGAAGAGCCTGCTGGAGGCGCTCACCTGTCCGAccctcagccccacccagcACCTGGAGAAGGAGCAGGCCCTGGCCAAGCAGTTCGCCGAGATCCTCCACTTCACCCTGCGCTTCGACGAGCTCAAG atgAGGATCCCAGCCATCCAGAACGACTTCAGCTACTACCGGCGGACCATTAGCCGGAACAAGATAAACAACATGAAC CTGGACATCGAGAACGAGGTGAACAACGAGATGGCCAACCGGATGTCCCTGTTCTACGCCGAGGCCACGCCCATGCTCAAGACCCTGAGCACGGCCACCACGCAGTTCGTGTCCGAG AATAAAACTCTGCCCCTGGAGAACACCACAGACTGCCTGAGCACCATGGCCTCGGTCTGCAAGGTGATGCTGGAGACGCC GGAGTACACCAGCCGGTTCAACAGTGAGGACACCCTGCTGTTCTGCATGCGGGTAATGGTGGGGGTCATAATCCTGTACGACCACGTCCACCCCGCCGGCGCCTTCACAAAGTCCTCCAAAATCGAT ATGAAGGGATGCATTAAAGTCCTGAAGGATCAGCCAGCAGAAACCGTTGAAGGCCTTATCAATGCCCTGAA GTTCACCACGAAACACCTGAACGACGAGACGACCCCCAAAGCCGTCAGAGCGATGCTTCagtaa
- the LOC135257562 gene encoding CYFIP-related Rac1 interactor A isoform X1 — translation MGNLLKVLTCTELEQGPNFFLDFENAQPTDCEKEVWNQVNAVLQDSESILCGLQAYKGAGQEIREAIQNPNDMLMQERAWNSVCPLVIRLKKFYGFSLRLEKALKSLLEALTCPTLSPTQHLEKEQALAKQFAEILHFTLRFDELKMRIPAIQNDFSYYRRTISRNKINNMNLDIENEVNNEMANRMSLFYAEATPMLKTLSTATTQFVSENKTLPLENTTDCLSTMASVCKVMLETPEYTSRFNSEDTLLFCMRVMVGVIILYDHVHPAGAFTKSSKIDMKGCIKVLKDQPAETVEGLINALKFTTKHLNDETTPKAVRAMLQ, via the exons ATGGGGAATCTGTTAAAGGTTCTCACCTGCACAGAGCTAGAGCAGGGGCCAAACTTTTTCCTTGACTTTGAAA acgCACAGCCGACGGACTGTGAGAAGGAGGTGTGGAACCAGGTCAATGCGGTCCTGCAGGACTCTGAGAGCATCCTCTGCGGGCTGCAGGCCTACAAGGGAGCCGGGCAGGAGATAAGAGAG GCCATACAGAACCCCAATGACATGCTGATGCAGGAGAGGGCCTGGAACTCAGTCTGCCCTCTGGTCATTCGCCTCAAGAAGTTCTATGGCTTCTCTCTCCGGCTAG AGAAAGCGCTGAAGAGCCTGCTGGAGGCGCTCACCTGTCCGAccctcagccccacccagcACCTGGAGAAGGAGCAGGCCCTGGCCAAGCAGTTCGCCGAGATCCTCCACTTCACCCTGCGCTTCGACGAGCTCAAG atgAGGATCCCAGCCATCCAGAACGACTTCAGCTACTACCGGCGGACCATTAGCCGGAACAAGATAAACAACATGAAC CTGGACATCGAGAACGAGGTGAACAACGAGATGGCCAACCGGATGTCCCTGTTCTACGCCGAGGCCACGCCCATGCTCAAGACCCTGAGCACGGCCACCACGCAGTTCGTGTCCGAG AATAAAACTCTGCCCCTGGAGAACACCACAGACTGCCTGAGCACCATGGCCTCGGTCTGCAAGGTGATGCTGGAGACGCC GGAGTACACCAGCCGGTTCAACAGTGAGGACACCCTGCTGTTCTGCATGCGGGTAATGGTGGGGGTCATAATCCTGTACGACCACGTCCACCCCGCCGGCGCCTTCACAAAGTCCTCCAAAATCGAT ATGAAGGGATGCATTAAAGTCCTGAAGGATCAGCCAGCAGAAACCGTTGAAGGCCTTATCAATGCCCTGAA GTTCACCACGAAACACCTGAACGACGAGACGACCCCCAAAGCCGTCAGAGCGATGCTTCagtaa